A part of Candidatus Angelobacter sp. genomic DNA contains:
- a CDS encoding DUF1579 domain-containing protein: protein MKANTKASIFGSVLIILATAGISALGQAAPGPEHEALKKLEGTWNAKMKMGDTESAATATYKMICGGMWLMSDFQGEFGDQKFSGHGMDGYDAEKKKFVSVWVDSMSGRPLFLEGTHDKEKKTTTMTGEAMGPDGKMAKHKMVTQMSDDDHFTFTMFALDADGKENKVMTIEYTRKK, encoded by the coding sequence ATGAAAGCAAATACAAAGGCTTCTATTTTTGGCTCAGTTCTAATCATACTCGCCACCGCTGGCATCAGTGCGCTAGGGCAGGCTGCCCCCGGCCCGGAGCACGAGGCCCTCAAAAAACTCGAAGGGACCTGGAACGCCAAGATGAAGATGGGCGACACTGAATCGGCTGCGACCGCGACGTACAAGATGATCTGCGGCGGCATGTGGTTGATGAGCGATTTCCAGGGCGAATTCGGTGACCAGAAATTCTCGGGCCACGGTATGGATGGTTATGATGCGGAAAAGAAAAAGTTCGTGTCGGTGTGGGTGGACTCGATGAGCGGCCGGCCCCTGTTCCTCGAAGGCACGCACGACAAAGAGAAGAAGACCACGACAATGACCGGCGAGGCCATGGGACCGGACGGCAAAATGGCCAAACACAAGATGGTGACGCAGATGTCGGACGATGACCATTTCACGTTCACGATGTTCGCTCTTGATGCGGACGGCAAAGAGAACAAGGTGATGACCATCGAGTACACGCGCAAGAAGTAG
- a CDS encoding transaldolase, whose translation MNDLLSQLKQFSVIVADTGDFDSIRKYQPRDTTTNPSLLLKAAQMSEYTALVEKTLADAKQESANAGQTMGIALDRLAVAFGTEILKIVPGRVSTEVDARLSFDVEGSIAKARSLIGRYEKAGISRERILIKVASTWEGICAARQLTREGIHCNLTLLFSFAQAVACAEAGVQLISPFVGRILDWYKKSTGRDSYPPAEDPGVVSVTRIYNYYKKFGYKTEVMGASFRN comes from the coding sequence ATGAACGATCTTCTAAGCCAGTTAAAGCAATTCAGCGTCATCGTCGCCGACACGGGGGATTTCGACAGCATTCGCAAGTATCAGCCGCGTGACACCACCACGAACCCCAGCCTGTTGCTCAAGGCCGCCCAAATGTCCGAATACACGGCACTCGTCGAAAAGACACTCGCCGACGCTAAACAGGAGTCGGCCAACGCCGGCCAGACGATGGGCATCGCACTGGACAGACTGGCCGTCGCCTTCGGAACTGAGATTTTGAAAATCGTCCCCGGCCGCGTTTCGACCGAGGTGGACGCGCGGCTCAGCTTCGATGTCGAAGGTTCCATCGCCAAAGCGCGTTCGCTCATTGGCCGCTACGAGAAGGCGGGCATCTCGCGCGAGCGCATTCTCATCAAGGTTGCCTCGACCTGGGAGGGCATCTGCGCGGCCCGACAACTCACGCGCGAAGGCATTCACTGCAATCTCACGCTGCTCTTTTCGTTCGCCCAGGCGGTGGCCTGTGCCGAGGCCGGCGTGCAGCTCATCTCGCCGTTTGTCGGCCGAATCCTCGACTGGTACAAAAAATCAACCGGCCGCGATTCCTATCCGCCTGCGGAAGACCCCGGTGTCGTCTCGGTGACGCGCATTTACAATTACTACAAGAAATTTGGTTACAAGACCGAGGTCATGGGCGCCAGCTTCCGGAAT
- a CDS encoding gamma-glutamyltransferase: MKIKKIAACTLSVVAVVGALGAGIYHALTRDPTPIRIDQKLYDDYAGYYDFGNGYVITVHRDGNRLMSDVPGQLSRELFPETESKFFVKGEPLRIIFHRNNTGQVDSVIAQWKKGQERAERIPALPHNLEFTNAIIAVTTGGKAAEAGLEILKEGGTAADAAMAIALCEVVHAGGSYVSFAGPLMMMYYDASSGKVFYLDAQYNTPIEEKHAGSIPGKGGRTALVPGFMAGVQAAHDRFGKVTFKRLFDQAIAMAENGELVSPVMEWWINSKKSVLSRLPETKRIFTKADGKFYAKGDLFRQPELAGTLSKVAGQGATYMYEGDWGRKFAEVIQKNGGKITHQDMKNYKAVWEEPLQTTYRDYQVYAPGLSSWGGVNTVEGMNLLELANLKQYGHFTTSARSLLRLMEIAQCDRLTWQWRQFKEHDLSPKSRATKQTSAWIWHRMQSGTWYWQPRAMNNNGGNHTDALVVADQWGNMAVLNHTINTVLWGNTGIFVDGVSIPDSARFQAGDVALAGPGHRLPIGMSPVIICRGGKPVLGSSTTGGGLHPKHLQVLVNILDFGMDPQTAVDTPAFVGHGWDVEPETFDPKVLDAVKELGVKINVSKVAGMSRGYWVGVQIDPINHKMKGGVSRGLEGQIAGY; this comes from the coding sequence ATGAAGATCAAAAAGATTGCTGCCTGCACGCTTTCCGTCGTCGCGGTTGTCGGAGCGCTTGGCGCGGGGATTTACCACGCGCTCACGAGAGACCCGACGCCGATCAGGATTGATCAGAAACTTTATGACGATTACGCCGGCTATTATGATTTCGGGAATGGGTACGTCATCACCGTCCATCGTGACGGCAACCGGCTGATGTCGGATGTCCCGGGGCAATTGTCCCGTGAACTTTTTCCCGAAACCGAATCCAAATTCTTTGTCAAAGGAGAGCCCTTGCGAATTATTTTTCATCGGAACAACACGGGACAGGTTGATTCTGTGATTGCCCAATGGAAGAAAGGTCAGGAAAGGGCGGAAAGGATACCGGCTTTGCCGCACAACCTGGAGTTCACCAACGCAATCATCGCCGTCACCACCGGCGGCAAAGCAGCCGAAGCCGGACTGGAGATTTTGAAGGAAGGCGGCACCGCAGCCGACGCCGCCATGGCCATCGCATTGTGCGAAGTGGTCCATGCCGGCGGTTCCTATGTCAGTTTTGCCGGCCCGTTGATGATGATGTATTACGATGCGTCGAGCGGGAAAGTTTTTTACCTCGACGCGCAATACAACACGCCGATCGAGGAAAAGCATGCGGGGTCCATTCCCGGAAAAGGCGGACGCACTGCTCTGGTCCCCGGCTTCATGGCCGGCGTGCAGGCCGCGCATGATCGGTTCGGCAAAGTTACCTTCAAACGGCTGTTCGACCAGGCGATCGCGATGGCCGAAAACGGCGAACTGGTCAGCCCGGTCATGGAATGGTGGATCAATTCAAAGAAAAGCGTACTCAGCCGGTTGCCCGAAACAAAAAGGATATTTACCAAGGCGGATGGAAAATTTTACGCCAAAGGCGATTTGTTCCGACAACCGGAACTGGCCGGAACTTTGAGCAAAGTTGCGGGCCAGGGCGCGACTTACATGTATGAAGGAGATTGGGGTCGAAAATTTGCCGAGGTGATCCAGAAAAATGGCGGCAAAATCACGCATCAGGACATGAAGAACTACAAGGCGGTCTGGGAAGAGCCGTTGCAGACCACCTACCGGGACTATCAGGTCTATGCGCCGGGACTCTCCTCGTGGGGCGGAGTGAACACGGTCGAGGGAATGAACCTGCTGGAGCTGGCCAATTTGAAACAATACGGCCACTTCACCACTTCCGCGCGAAGTTTGCTTCGGTTGATGGAAATTGCGCAGTGCGACCGCCTGACCTGGCAATGGCGGCAATTCAAGGAACACGATCTGTCCCCGAAATCGCGCGCCACCAAACAGACCTCCGCCTGGATCTGGCACCGAATGCAGAGCGGAACCTGGTACTGGCAACCCAGGGCGATGAACAACAACGGCGGAAACCACACCGACGCACTGGTGGTCGCGGACCAGTGGGGAAACATGGCGGTGCTGAATCACACCATCAATACGGTCTTGTGGGGAAACACCGGAATATTTGTGGACGGGGTATCGATTCCGGATTCCGCGCGGTTTCAAGCGGGAGACGTCGCCCTGGCGGGACCGGGCCATCGCCTGCCGATCGGCATGAGCCCGGTCATCATCTGCCGCGGTGGAAAGCCAGTGTTGGGCTCAAGCACGACCGGTGGCGGGCTGCACCCAAAACATCTGCAGGTGCTGGTGAACATTCTCGATTTCGGCATGGACCCGCAAACCGCCGTGGACACTCCGGCTTTCGTCGGGCACGGATGGGATGTCGAGCCGGAAACGTTTGACCCGAAAGTCCTCGATGCAGTCAAGGAACTGGGAGTGAAAATAAACGTCTCAAAGGTCGCCGGAATGTCACGCGGGTACTGGGTGGGCGTCCAGATTGATCCGATAAACCATAAAATGAAAGGCGGTGTGTCACGAGGTTTGGAAGGACAGATCGCCGGTTACTGA
- a CDS encoding alpha/beta fold hydrolase produces the protein MRFKLCLWPVLLLLMSGTAGCGGFAARRMAQAPNSYPSWLAPAAPVQLAFEDNFLTNFPSHFVQVGPPPARLRYRIIEPADYGVKASSTNWTERGRPHFKFSFVATLPARTNAWTSSPRGTVVLLHGYGEGGFAMAPWSLRLAQEGWRCVQVDLRGHGKSTGSRIYFGVQEAHDLGQLLDALAGENQLISPVAAVGESYGAALALRWKAVEPRVESVVAIAPYAVLSNAVLNICRQYAAWIPRALVRSGLKKLPLLLNVEARQLDTTTVLAGTPVTALFVAGTEDKITPLADVRKLYEKAGPGSKLLVVPGATHEALPYFFNDLVPPVLASLNAASEEPKARVQAGETEVGGHSSARKRQIHASAQNDRTN, from the coding sequence ATGCGATTCAAGTTGTGCCTGTGGCCGGTGTTGCTGCTGCTCATGTCGGGGACGGCGGGCTGCGGTGGTTTCGCCGCCCGCCGAATGGCCCAGGCGCCGAATTCGTATCCTTCATGGCTCGCTCCCGCCGCGCCCGTGCAACTCGCGTTCGAAGATAATTTCCTGACCAATTTCCCGTCGCATTTTGTCCAGGTCGGCCCGCCTCCGGCGCGGCTTCGCTATCGCATCATCGAGCCGGCGGATTACGGCGTCAAAGCCTCCTCGACCAACTGGACGGAACGGGGCAGACCGCATTTCAAGTTTTCCTTTGTTGCCACGCTGCCGGCCCGGACGAACGCGTGGACCTCATCGCCGCGGGGCACGGTGGTTTTGCTGCACGGTTACGGCGAAGGTGGATTCGCCATGGCGCCGTGGTCGCTGCGCCTGGCGCAGGAAGGCTGGCGTTGCGTTCAGGTGGACCTGCGCGGACACGGAAAATCCACAGGGTCGCGGATTTACTTTGGCGTGCAGGAAGCGCACGACCTCGGCCAGCTGCTGGACGCGCTGGCGGGCGAGAACCAACTGATTTCTCCGGTTGCGGCCGTCGGCGAATCTTACGGCGCCGCGCTGGCGTTGAGATGGAAGGCGGTCGAGCCGCGCGTCGAAAGCGTGGTGGCGATCGCGCCCTATGCCGTGTTGTCGAATGCGGTCCTGAACATCTGCCGGCAGTACGCCGCCTGGATACCCCGGGCACTCGTCCGGTCGGGGCTGAAAAAACTGCCCTTGCTCCTCAACGTTGAAGCCCGCCAGCTCGATACCACCACGGTGCTGGCCGGAACTCCGGTGACCGCGTTGTTCGTGGCCGGGACAGAGGACAAAATCACGCCACTGGCCGACGTTCGGAAATTGTACGAGAAAGCAGGGCCGGGCAGCAAACTGCTGGTGGTGCCGGGGGCCACGCACGAAGCCTTGCCATATTTTTTCAATGATCTCGTTCCTCCGGTGCTGGCGAGTTTGAACGCAGCGAGTGAAGAACCGAAAGCCCGCGTCCAAGCCGGGGAGACAGAGGTCGGAGGCCATAGTTCGGCACGAAAAAGACAGATTCATGCTTCAGCGCAGAATGATCGGACGAACTGA